The Nitrosospira multiformis ATCC 25196 region CCGCAGCCAGCATTGCCACCACCGTGCCTCCTGCAAAGGGCAATGCAATCCGCCAGTTCATACTCCCGGATAATGCCGCTGAAAATGTGCCAGCTGCGGATACCAGTGCAATGACCGCAAGGGAGGTGGACACGATGCTCCGCATATGAAGACGCGTGGCTTTTTGGAGCGCAGGCACGATGATGAAACCACCCCCGACTCCAAGCAGACCGGAGAGAAAGCCGGCTGCAACTCCCCATAAGGTCAGTGAGCGGGCGCAACGAGCATCCCATATCAGACGGCCGCTGAAATCGTCGAGCTGGCAAGGAGTGGCAGGCAAGGAAGCAGTTGCGGCTTTCTCAGAATGATTTCCCAAGCGTCTGAACATGCTGAGGGCGATATAGGCAAGCACCGCGGCAAACAGGAGGCTCAAGGCTGCGTCAGGTATCTGTCGGGCGATGTATATTCCTCCGGGCGAAGCCAGCGCCCCGGTGAACGCGATGAAACC contains the following coding sequences:
- a CDS encoding sulfite exporter TauE/SafE family protein, which translates into the protein MPVSIVVALFGALVGLILGLTGAGGAIIAVPLLVFGLQLGVAEAAPIALFAISISAAIGALRALKQGRVRYRAAGFIAFTGALASPGGIYIARQIPDAALSLLFAAVLAYIALSMFRRLGNHSEKAATASLPATPCQLDDFSGRLIWDARCARSLTLWGVAAGFLSGLLGVGGGFIIVPALQKATRLHMRSIVSTSLAVIALVSAAGTFSAALSGSMNWRIALPFAGGTVVAMLAAGTFAARFTGQGLQKGFAILAAVVATGMGIKAIAAVTGISS